The following proteins are encoded in a genomic region of Actinomadura sp. NAK00032:
- a CDS encoding GntR family transcriptional regulator: protein MPSAGGSRSGSTKRQAVRRELLAMLDGLDVGDALPSERRLAADLGVSRPTLRQAIDGMVAEGLLDRRHGSGTYVAEPRIAVSLTMTSFTEDMIRRGMKPGGRVLSFRTETAGARIGRRLALSPEEEVFTIRRLRLADEATMAIETLYMPRSLMPGLRRHDLEGRSFYDLLRGAGIVIASGTETIEPTVTTAEEAAELGVPVHMPAFLFERITRDPGGRPLEYVRSLYRGDRYRLELDLRPPNH from the coding sequence GTGCCATCCGCCGGTGGATCCCGCTCCGGGAGCACGAAACGGCAGGCGGTGCGCCGGGAGCTGCTGGCGATGCTGGACGGCCTGGACGTGGGGGACGCCCTGCCGTCCGAGCGCCGGCTCGCCGCGGACCTCGGCGTCTCCCGGCCGACGCTGCGGCAGGCCATCGACGGCATGGTCGCCGAGGGCCTCCTCGACCGGCGGCACGGGAGCGGCACCTACGTGGCCGAACCCCGGATCGCGGTGTCGCTGACCATGACCTCGTTCACCGAGGACATGATCAGGCGCGGGATGAAGCCGGGCGGGCGGGTCCTGTCGTTCCGCACGGAGACGGCGGGGGCGCGGATCGGCAGGCGGCTCGCCCTCTCCCCCGAGGAAGAGGTATTTACCATTCGGCGGCTCCGGCTGGCCGACGAGGCGACCATGGCGATCGAGACCCTCTACATGCCGCGGTCCCTCATGCCGGGGCTGCGCAGGCACGACCTGGAGGGGCGGTCGTTCTACGACCTGCTGCGCGGCGCCGGCATCGTGATCGCCTCGGGCACCGAGACGATCGAGCCGACCGTCACCACCGCCGAGGAGGCCGCCGAGCTCGGAGTGCCGGTGCACATGCCGGCGTTCCTGTTCGAGCGGATCACCAGGGACCCCGGCGGGCGGCCGCTGGAGTACGTGCGGTCCCTGTACCGCGGCGACCGGTACCGCCTGGAACTGGACCTGCGACCACCGAACCACTGA
- a CDS encoding carbohydrate kinase family protein: MTQQTAVTPQTAPGRAPEPSLADPCAEREPAGERLRAGGAGPGLDVFLSGQVFMDMIFTGLPGLPPPGTEIVTDGLGSAPGGVANIAVAMSRLGLRVGLAAPFGDDMFGAYLWRTLAEQEGVDLGLSRRVRGWSTPVTVSMAYDSDRSMVTFARPVPAPLDDLGAPPPDARACFVDVDRPVPPWAAGMRARGALVFGDLGWDQTGAWPAEVLDRLAHVDVFLPNAAEAMAYTRTATPADAAAALAERVPVVVVKRGGDGAIAIDSASGERAEVGALPVEALDPTGAGDVFAAGFVFATLAGLPLAERLRFANLCAGLSVRHRSGSLGSPCWGEIAAFGESAEVPESVLAEYAFVVPFIPDAADDSPVRAEPTLREEH, encoded by the coding sequence GTGACTCAGCAGACCGCGGTGACTCCGCAGACCGCGCCGGGCCGGGCGCCCGAGCCGTCCCTCGCCGACCCCTGCGCGGAGCGGGAGCCGGCGGGGGAGCGGCTGCGCGCCGGCGGGGCCGGCCCGGGCCTGGACGTGTTCCTGTCCGGCCAGGTCTTCATGGACATGATCTTCACCGGGCTGCCGGGGCTGCCGCCGCCCGGCACCGAGATCGTCACCGACGGGCTCGGCTCGGCGCCCGGCGGGGTCGCCAACATCGCGGTCGCGATGAGCCGGCTCGGCCTGCGGGTCGGGCTGGCGGCGCCGTTCGGCGACGACATGTTCGGCGCCTACCTCTGGCGGACCCTCGCCGAGCAGGAGGGCGTCGACCTCGGGCTGTCGCGCCGCGTGCGCGGCTGGTCGACGCCGGTCACCGTGTCGATGGCCTACGACTCCGACCGCAGCATGGTGACGTTCGCCAGGCCCGTCCCCGCCCCGCTGGACGACCTCGGCGCCCCGCCGCCGGACGCGCGGGCCTGCTTCGTCGACGTCGACCGCCCGGTGCCGCCGTGGGCGGCCGGCATGCGCGCGCGGGGCGCGCTGGTGTTCGGCGACCTCGGCTGGGACCAGACCGGCGCCTGGCCGGCCGAGGTCCTCGACCGCCTCGCCCACGTCGACGTGTTCCTGCCGAACGCGGCCGAGGCGATGGCCTACACCCGCACGGCCACCCCGGCGGACGCGGCCGCCGCGCTCGCCGAGCGGGTCCCGGTGGTCGTGGTCAAGCGCGGCGGCGACGGCGCCATCGCGATCGACTCGGCGTCGGGGGAGCGGGCCGAGGTCGGCGCGCTGCCGGTGGAGGCCCTCGACCCGACCGGCGCGGGCGACGTGTTCGCCGCCGGGTTCGTGTTCGCCACCCTCGCCGGCCTCCCGCTGGCCGAGCGGCTGCGGTTCGCCAACCTGTGCGCCGGGCTGTCGGTGCGGCACCGCAGCGGCTCGCTCGGCTCGCCGTGCTGGGGCGAGATCGCGGCGTTCGGCGAGTCGGCGGAGGTGCCGGAGTCGGTGCTGGCCGAGTACGCGTTCGTCGTCCCGTTCATCCCGGACGCGGCCGA